The DNA segment AATAGGTTTTTCAACCATCCTAGTGAGTTCTTCGCTCGAAATTGAGTCTATAAACCCGCGTTCTTTCAATATTTCAACAACATTTTCCATGATTTCCCTATGCGCGTAAAATTTGCATTATCTTCTCTTAAAAAAATGTTTTCTGTCAATTTGCAACCCGCTTGAATAAGAAAAACATAATGCTTTTATAATCAACCAATTAAAAACAAGCATGCTTAGTCTTTTCAAATAATACTTCTTCGCTTAACATGAAATTGACTTCCTACCTACCTTTTAAAACTATGTGAGGAAGATTTATGAACAAAAAAGCAAGGGCCAAAGAGAGCCAAAAAATCCAAAAAGCGCGTCAAAAGCTTGAACGAAAATTGCAAGCAGAGCAAAAGAAATTCACCACAGAAGCTTTAAAAGAGGTCAGCCGGCGTATCCAACTTAACTTTGCACGTCACTACCCTGAAGAAACCTATTTACAAGACCGAAACTTTAAGCAGTTTGATAAAAATCATCCTACT comes from the Chlamydiales bacterium STE3 genome and includes:
- a CDS encoding Uncharacterized protein (Product derived from UniProtKB/Trembl:D6YRJ2), with product MNKKARAKESQKIQKARQKLERKLQAEQKKFTTEALKEVSRRIQLNFARHYPEETYLQDRNFKQFDKNHPTAKIKSHHIIKMKELLESSEIL